One Pelodiscus sinensis isolate JC-2024 chromosome 24, ASM4963464v1, whole genome shotgun sequence DNA segment encodes these proteins:
- the TOMM40L gene encoding mitochondrial import receptor subunit TOM40B isoform X1, with protein MGNMLAPMPALHRPLRREQPLTNPGSFDELHRKCKEVFPQQMEGVKLIINKTLSNHFQVCHTVHISTIGQSCYHFNTTYVGDQQFSPTEVFPMLVGDIDTGGNLNAQVLHLLAERIRTKAVFQTQQARFVTWQFDGELRGDDFTATLTLGNPDVLSQSVIVVAHFLQSVTSRLVLGGEMVYHRRPGEEGAIVTLAGKYTALKWVATLNVGYGGAHASYYHKANEQVQVGVEFEANTRLQDTSFAFGYQLSLAPANMVFRGFLDSNWCVGGILEKKLPPLPVTLALGAFLNHWKNRFHCGFSVIVG; from the exons ATGGGGAACATGCTGGCGCCCATGCCCGCCTTGCACAGACCTCTGCGCCGGGAGCAGCCGCTTACCAACCCGGGCAGCTTCGATGAGCTCCACCGGAAATGCAAAG AAGTCTTCCCTCAGCAGATGGAAGGGGTAAAGCTGATCATCAACAAAACCCTGAGCAACCACTTCCAG GTCTGTCACACCGTTCACATAAGCACCATCGGCCAGTCCTGCTACCACTTCAACACCACTTATGTGGGAGACCAGCAGTTCAGTCCCACTGAG gTTTTCCCCATGCTGGTCGGGGACATCGACACTGGCGGGAACCTCAATGCACAGGTGCTGCACCTGTTAGCGGAACGGATCCGCACCAAGGCGGTCTTCCAG ACGCAACAGGCCCGGTTCGTGACATGGCAGTTCGACGGGGAGCTCCGTGGTGACGACTTCACAGCCACACTGACACTGGGCAACCCTGACGTGCTCAGCCAATCAG tcATCGTGGTGGCGCATTTCCTGCAGAGTGTGACCTCGCGGCTGGTGCTGGGCGGGGAGATGGTGTATCACCGTCGCCCGGGCGAGGAGGGCGCCATCGTCACCCTGGCAGGGAAGTACACGG CTCTCAAGTGGGTGGCGACGCTGAATGTTGGTTATGGCGGGGCCCATGCCAGCTACTACCACAAGGCTAACGAGCAG gtgcaGGTCGGGGTAGAGTTTGAGGCCAACACCCGATTACAGGACACGAGCTTTGCCTTTGGCTACCAGCTCAGCCTGGCCCCCGCCAACATGGTCTTCCGAG GCTTCCTGGACAGCAACTGGTGTGTGGGGGGCATCCTAGAGAAGAAGCTGCCGCCCCTGCCCGTCACCCTGGCCCTGGGTGCCTTCCTCAACCACTGGAAGAACCGCTTCCACTGCGGCTTCAGCGTCATTGTGGGCTGA
- the TOMM40L gene encoding mitochondrial import receptor subunit TOM40B isoform X2, with product MLLESGPGVGVTNRDFVTSPTPLLNSVCHTVHISTIGQSCYHFNTTYVGDQQFSPTEVFPMLVGDIDTGGNLNAQVLHLLAERIRTKAVFQTQQARFVTWQFDGELRGDDFTATLTLGNPDVLSQSVIVVAHFLQSVTSRLVLGGEMVYHRRPGEEGAIVTLAGKYTALKWVATLNVGYGGAHASYYHKANEQVQVGVEFEANTRLQDTSFAFGYQLSLAPANMVFRGFLDSNWCVGGILEKKLPPLPVTLALGAFLNHWKNRFHCGFSVIVG from the exons ATGCTGCTGGAATCTGGCCCGGGGGTTGGTGTGACGAACAGAGACTTTGTCACCTCCCCCACTCCACTTCTGAACAGT GTCTGTCACACCGTTCACATAAGCACCATCGGCCAGTCCTGCTACCACTTCAACACCACTTATGTGGGAGACCAGCAGTTCAGTCCCACTGAG gTTTTCCCCATGCTGGTCGGGGACATCGACACTGGCGGGAACCTCAATGCACAGGTGCTGCACCTGTTAGCGGAACGGATCCGCACCAAGGCGGTCTTCCAG ACGCAACAGGCCCGGTTCGTGACATGGCAGTTCGACGGGGAGCTCCGTGGTGACGACTTCACAGCCACACTGACACTGGGCAACCCTGACGTGCTCAGCCAATCAG tcATCGTGGTGGCGCATTTCCTGCAGAGTGTGACCTCGCGGCTGGTGCTGGGCGGGGAGATGGTGTATCACCGTCGCCCGGGCGAGGAGGGCGCCATCGTCACCCTGGCAGGGAAGTACACGG CTCTCAAGTGGGTGGCGACGCTGAATGTTGGTTATGGCGGGGCCCATGCCAGCTACTACCACAAGGCTAACGAGCAG gtgcaGGTCGGGGTAGAGTTTGAGGCCAACACCCGATTACAGGACACGAGCTTTGCCTTTGGCTACCAGCTCAGCCTGGCCCCCGCCAACATGGTCTTCCGAG GCTTCCTGGACAGCAACTGGTGTGTGGGGGGCATCCTAGAGAAGAAGCTGCCGCCCCTGCCCGTCACCCTGGCCCTGGGTGCCTTCCTCAACCACTGGAAGAACCGCTTCCACTGCGGCTTCAGCGTCATTGTGGGCTGA